In Clupea harengus unplaced genomic scaffold, Ch_v2.0.2, whole genome shotgun sequence, the genomic stretch aaatttagaaatattttaagtggcacaaaacacacacagcatttcgtttgcacagcagagcggagacgctcaccgggctatcacgcatataacttttcctaggcaatatttgttaacttagcctactctggttttgaatatggggtaggctaccactcatgcgaaggaaatcaccggcagattgtcgcagatcttgtcaagcactggcaaagcatgcatgcgttggcaatcatacaaatatttttgtatatcatcgcgatgcaaatgccatgtgtgtataatatattctgaattaaagttaatgcttgtgaaataaaggcatttatatgtttatgattgtgtgattcattggatgtgcatgtggctatagtggttcacgttgctgtgctcacaatttcggaacagcgggctgtcggaataatgggctttcggaacattgccatggaaccttggtaatagccgagtgacagctgatttgacagtactgctgtgtgttttaagcaaataaaatgtggaacgtccttatacgtgtttaaggaggggttgtaaaggtgctcatatcttcggacctcttctgttatgtttgttcataatcaacaagaataagcttgtgagacagtctgcagaatattcataaaaaaacgtgtcattagtatgaacagttgagacaacttatctcTCTTTTGTCTTCCGGGTCAcaacctggcagggagggagggaggagggcggcaggatctcaagcatgcgcaaagacgcaaagtccagttcctaatccaattgaccgttacatgccgcgatAGTCGAgttatcaactggatcggatcgagttatccaggggtgttaatcGGATCGTAGTCAGACCCCACATAGTCaaacaaaggtgtttacatgaaacggataattcgatttcagtccgactaagccagttattcgaatgcatgtaaccacggtcagtgtcaaacatcggccattctgttaaacaatcaaaatgctaaatttaataatggattaacaatcaatatgctcagtttaataatggattaacatgacaacgcgaacgtttgccgataacacacagCATGTTAAGGAAATTCATTAATTTTAAGATAAATCCTGGTCGCACCACATGACATTTTTTAAGGCCATGGCCAATTTCTCTAGATGAAAAAACGCTAAAATCACTTAATTTAAAATTTTAACTTGAatttacatgtacacaacattctTAATGTTTGAACAATTGCAATAgatattcttatttttttttcattttaaaattggCCCGTTGAAAATTCTTATACGTCATTGACCCGTGGCCTATGAACACCATCATGAGAAATCAATGATCACATTCTTCCTTACGTTATACTCACAAGAAAGCTTTTCAGTAAATGCTTGAAAATGTAGCGGCACCAGCTGTTGGTTTGTATCAATGTAATGATGTATCAATGGAAGTGGTAGGGTATGTGTTCTGTGCTCATGCTGCACCTCACAGTGCCTATGTGGGGCTGTGTTCAGGGTCTTTATCACGCAGACGAGCGTTTGGGTCCAGGTGTGCTGACCTATGCAGATGGCCGGCAGGACATGGGGCTGTGGCATCGCTGCCGGCTGCTCAGCCTCTGCACCCGGCTGGAGGACGCCTTCAGCCTCAGGTCCCTCCCAGACTTCCAGCCCCAACAGAGTAGGGCGCAGGGGGGCGGCAGCCTCCAGCGGGAACCCCAAAACCTGCATCCAGAGCCCCCAAACCACCTCCCGTCAGCAAGGACCCCCTCGTGTTCTCCACCGAGGAGATGCTGAAGGATGAGCGCTTCATCTTGCCCCCTGCCACGCTCCGCTACAGCATCGACCCCGAccacctgcccctgcccccccgCCTCAGGAGGCAGCTAGACGAGCTCTTCTTCAACTGCAGCAGCCCAGAGgctcctgaacacacagacatgcacccaTACACGCACAGAATCACCAGCTCTCTGCCACTGCAGGAACGCATGCAGAACCACATCAACAGACACAGgtcagttatacacacacacaggaacacatcaacagacacaggtcaggtatacacacacacacacacacacacacacacacacgcacacacacacacacacacacacacacacacacacacacacacacacacacaagaacacatcaacacacacagctcaggtatacacacacaggaatgtgtTGACTAGgacgtggctgtgtgtgtgtgtgtgtgtgtgtgtctgtgtgtgtgtgtgtgtgtgagttctgcaCTTCTGAAGCAGAATGTGTTGACTAGgacgtggctgtgtgtgtatgtttgtgtgtgtgtgtgagtctgtgtcctGC encodes the following:
- the LOC122131168 gene encoding ankyrin repeat and MYND domain-containing protein 1-like, whose protein sequence is GLYHADERLGPGVLTYADGRQDMGLWHRCRLLSLCTRLEDAFSLRAPKPPPVSKDPLVFSTEEMLKDERFILPPATLRYSIDPDHLPLPPRLRRQLDELFFNCSSPEAPEHTDMHPYTHRITSSLPLQERMQNHINRHRFEAESVDWDC